In Mercenaria mercenaria strain notata chromosome 13, MADL_Memer_1, whole genome shotgun sequence, a single window of DNA contains:
- the LOC128547653 gene encoding uncharacterized protein LOC128547653, translating into MNATAVFEQITDTFTLSITSPVINENSLVFLESATIAWVGPSLSCLENRTLTLLSNDSVSYSQTIRLVYRVGPVTHTGMTERNPYVETNSTGMNELVFMITVMVADHVANTQGSIIPINVTLDGASGLSVAGGVYVEVQITGIEAPHLIFLFALTNYINKTSG; encoded by the exons ATGAATGCTACGGCAGTGTTTGAGCAAATAACTGACACATTTACTCTGAGCATCACTTCTCCTGTCATAAACGAAAACTCTTTAG TATTCCTTGAATCTGCAACAATCGCTTGGGTTGGACCCAGTTTGTCGTGTTTGGAAAATAGAACTCTGACACTGCTGTCAAATGACTCTGTGTCATACTCACAGACTATACGTCTTGTATATAGAGTCGGACCAGTTACACATACAG GCATGACAGAAAGGAATCCATATGTTGAAACAAACAGTACCGGAATGAATGAGCTTGTATTTATGATTACTGTAATGGTTGCCGACCATGTTGCAAATACGCAAGGAAGTATCATTCCAATTAATGTGACACTAGATGGCGCTTCAGGATTATCTGTAGCAGGCGGTGTTTATGTTGAAGTACAAATAACCGGCATAGAAGCACCTCATTTGATATTTCTATTTGCACTAACCAACTACATTAATAAGACGTCGGGGTAA
- the LOC123530551 gene encoding lactadherin-like encodes MSFSIAEIDFRDNVSFSFNLILDPARQLPMGMDYVETVLPVDMTTRGAQRPDRADTGVMYTQLLVYEFGFSTESPNVIGMESGVIQNCQITASSYLDTNRPEEARLNTGSGWKPLVRGAPFCTDEYLQINIGTSAYITGLQLQSTTNSYQDIVASFKLQFSDDGVIWYDVMTHTGISQMVFEVSVSGAGSVSDVYDVDLNETERFNAQYVRVISGPCLLGLRLELKGLKYTGPTVDCSTISETVTPVTEQSYVVDSAKGNIFVCGLESVGGDVYCSFSDDNGASWLEIDDNLSNIIALVSNTSIVIGKANDNVTLLVSEDDGFTWNALTDECFNELQAMAGYTEFKTFPYEDTRGQSFNDMYATYGMDGPGSMSLTGTISGIAVTDGGTWIETAWWGTDDWNLL; translated from the exons ATGTCTTTTTCG attgCTGAAATAGATTTTAGAGACAATGTATCATTTTCCTTCAATCTTATTCTTGACCCCGCGCGACAATTGCCAATGGGAATGGACTATGTTGAAACTGTTTTGCCTGTAGACATGACAACTCGAGGCGCCCAAAGGCCAGACAGAGCCGACACTGGAGTAATGTACACCCAGCTGCTTGTGTACGAGTTTGGCTTCAGTACAG AGTCACCAAATGTGATAGGAATGGAAAGTGGAGTGATTCAAAACTGCCAGATAACGGCCTCGTCCTACCTTGACACAAATAGGCCGGAGGAAGCAAGACTGAACACGGGGTCTGGATGGAAACCGCTCGTCAGAGGAGCTCCTTTTTGTACAGATGAATATTTACAG ATAAACATTGGAACCTCGGCGTATATCACTGGTCTACAGCTACAGTCTACAACAAACAGCTATCAGGATATCGTGGCTTCTTTCAAGCTTCAGTTCAGTGATGACGGTGTGATCTGGTATGACGTCATGACACACACTGGCATATCTCAGATG GTATTTGAAGTGAGTGTAAGTGGTGCAGGTTCTGTAAGTGACGTGTATGACGTAGATTTAAATGAGACTGAACGCTTCAATGCGCAATACGTCAGGGTAATTTCTGGCCCATGTTTACTTGGTCTTCGTTTGGAACTCAAAGGTCTAAAATACACAGGACCGACAG TTGACTGTTCAACAATATCGGAAACAGTCACGCCCGTAACTGAGCAAAGCTACGTTGTTGATAGTGCCAAGGGCAACATTTTTGTCTGCGGGCTTGAGAGCGTTGG CGGAGATGTGTACTGTTCTTTCTCGGATGATAATGGAGCGTCTTGGCTAG AAATTGACGACAACTTAAGTAATATCATTGCGCTTGTCAGCAATACATCAATAGTGATTGGAAAAGCTAATGACAATGTCACCCTTCTTGTGAGTGAAGACGATGGTTTTACTTGGAATGCACTTACAGACGAATGCTTTAATGAACTGCAAGCCATGGCTGG ATACACGGAATTTAAAACTTTCCCGTATGAAGATACGAGAGGACAAAGTTTCAATGACATGTATGCAACGTACGGTATGGACGGACCAGGCAGCATGTCACTTACAG GTACAATCAGTGGCATTGCTGTGACAGATGGAGGTACCTGGATTGAAACTGCATGGTGGGGAACGGATGACTGGAACCTTCTTTAG
- the LOC123528939 gene encoding uncharacterized protein LOC123528939: MPSRKMLSRRQCIFVIVVLPMLIVPAMFILKHADGGLAEVFIPPKRATKDNVVRKAIQRVNLTAAVQTQKKPQMKLKPRKCFDYIWTGTCRDTCFTYNIQAKQRQRKQQILKCEKKKTQLKILYTTKQKYVYKIPFQDQCLRKILDWYCRDNKRVPNIVHYVWFGKNEFNFIHFLSFLSVHKFQNPCLIMVHADKMPKGKLWPYFLQISSKVVQVHRKQPKKIFKKKLASIQHKADIAKLEALKEYGGIYLDTDQILLKSVDKFRNSDVTIGMDYGTAAANSIIIAKKNALYIKYWLESYRSYSRTDGNKHSQMIPFKLAEKHRNLVQIAGDGFSFPNVHQLSSLYSKNVFWGDKYGMHMHLKLHDKFYSSRLNMNTIKSMNTTAGAVARHILYGNTDPCSAKTVIQ; this comes from the exons ATGCCTTCTAGAAAAATGTTAAGCAGACGGcaatgtatttttgttattgttgttttaccAATGTTAATTGTTCCGGCAATGTTTATCTTGAAACACGCCGACGGCGGCCTGGCGGAGGTATTTATTCCACCGAAACGTGCCACTAAAGATAATGTGGTTAGGAAAGCTATCCAGAGGGTTAATTTAACAGCAGCAG tccaAACTCAGAAGAAACCACAGATGAAACTTAAACCAAGAAAATGTTTCGACTACATCTGGACTGGTACGTGCCGCGACACATGTTTCACGTACAATATCCAAGCAAAACAGCGACAACGAAAACAACAAATATTGAAGTGCGAAAAGAAGAAAACACAGTTAAAGATCttatatacaacaaaacaaaaatacgtaTACAAGATTCCGTTCCAAGATCAATGTCTCCGTAAAATTTTAGACTGGTATTGCCGTGACAATAAGAGGGTTCCGAATATTGTTCATTACGTTTGGTTCGGAAAGAACGAATTTAATTTCATCCATTTTCTAAGCTTTCTTAGCGTGCATAAGTTTCAAAACCCGTGTCTTATAATGGTTCATGCGGACAAAATGCCGAAGGGAAAATTATGGCCTTACTTCTTGCAGATTAGTTCAAAGGTCGTTCAGGTGCACCGGAAGCAGCCAAAGAAGATCTTCAAGAAAAAATTAGCCTCTATTCAACACAAAGCAGACATTGCAAAACTTGAAGCTTTAAAAG aatatgGTGGCATATATCTAGACACTGATCAGATTTTGTTGAAATCTGTCGACAAGTTCCGGAACTCTGACGTCACAATCGGAATGGATTACGGAACGGCGGCTGCAAACTCGATCATCATTGCCAAAAAGAATGCGTTATACATAAAGTATTGGCTTGAGAGTTATCGCTCTTACAGTCGAACAGATGGAAATAAACACTCGCAAATGATTCCATTCAAACTGGCAGAAAAGCATCGGAATTTGGTGCAAATTGCGGGCGACGGTTTTTCGTTTCCAAACGTGCACCAGCTATCAAGTCTTTATTCTAAAAACGTGTTCTGGGGAGATAAATATGGTATGCACATGCATTTGAAACTGCATGATAAATTTTATTCAAGTCGGCTGAACATGAATACGATAAAAAGCATGAATACAACTGCAGGGGCAGTTGCCAGGCATATATTGTATGGGAACACGGACCCATGTTCAGCAAAAACTGTAATTCAGTGA